One window of candidate division WOR-3 bacterium genomic DNA carries:
- the folE gene encoding GTP cyclohydrolase I has translation MVIVKDIDFASLCEHHLIPFFGKIHIGFIPEKKLIGLSKIPRIVEVFSKRLQVQERLTDQIADFLFKKIEPKGFGIVVDATHLCTVIRGVKNKSAKLITSKMLGNFKESEIKNEFLNAIKG, from the coding sequence ATGGTTATTGTTAAGGATATTGATTTTGCCAGTTTATGTGAGCATCACCTGATTCCCTTTTTTGGAAAAATTCACATAGGCTTTATTCCTGAAAAAAAACTTATTGGTCTTTCAAAAATTCCAAGAATTGTTGAGGTATTTTCAAAGAGATTACAGGTTCAGGAGAGATTAACTGACCAGATTGCTGATTTTCTTTTTAAAAAAATTGAACCCAAAGGTTTTGGAATAGTTGTTGATGCTACTCATTTATGCACAGTTATAAGGGGAGTTAAAAACAAAAGTGCAAAACTCATAACAAGTAAAATGCTTGGAAATTTTAAGGAATCAGAAATTAAAAATGAATTTTTGAATGCGATTAAAGGGTAG